The sequence GCCCGCCGTTTTGCCGAGCGCGGCGTCCGTTTCATCCAGGTCACCCACAGCGATGCCAACGTGCAGTGGGATCAGCATGGCGACCTCATCAAAGGCCACACCAAGAACGCCGCCGAGGTGGATAAACCCATCGCCGGATTGCTCTACGACCTCAAGGCCCGAGGCCTCCTGGAAGACACCCTCGTCATCTGGGGCGGCGAGTTTGGCCGCACCCCCACCGCCCAAGGCGGCGACGGTCGCGATCACAACCCAGAAGGCTTCACCATGTGGATGGCCGGCGGCGGCGTGAAGGGCGGCATCGCCTACGGAGCCACCGACGACTACGGCTACTTTGCCCAGGAGAATAAAGTCCACATCCACGACTTCCACGCCACACTCCTCCACCTCCTCGGCCTTGATCACGAGAAGCTCACCTACCGCTACGCCGGCCGCGACTTCCGCCTCACGGACGTGCACGGCCATGTGGTGAAGGATATCTTGGCGTGAGCGCCTAGAGGGTAGAGCGTTTGGTCGCCTACTAGCCCACTTCCAACCTGTCTCAGACTCCAAGGCGCCTAGGGATTATCAGAGGACGACGATGCTTTGGATTTTGGTCTGGCGGCGACGAAGCGGTAATCAGGTTTGAGTGAAGTCTTAAAGACTTCGTCAAATAGCTTCTGAAATGAGACATCATTAGCATCACTGCCGATGGTCATGATTTCCTTAAGACCGTCGTGAGAGATCAAATAAGTGGTGATGGATTTCGAGCCGCCGCCGAAACTCCATGAGCAATGTAGCAATTTACCACCTGTTTTGATAGTCTCTGTAACCATCATTCCGTGGCCAAGGCTTCCGATTCTCGTGAATTTTCCATCCTTGCGCGCGAGGTAAACGGTGGCCACTCGCCCGCCGGTTCCTGAGGTGGCCGCATTGGCGAAGAGTTGATCCAATAATCCGTCCTCGTTTAAATCCATTTGGCAGGTCGAATAGCCACCACCTTCGACATCAAACTCTGATCCATACGTCGCCAGATAGTCCTCGGCAGGGGTCGTCACTACAGCGATATCGTTGCGAATGTCTTCCCCTGATGTGATCGAGGTGAAGAGTGTCCAAGTCAGAGCAAAGGATAGAAAGAGTCTCATGGTGAGTTGAGATTTTAAGCTTGGGATAGCTGGATGAAAGACGATGCTCGTATGGGTTCTATTACTTGACGTCGTTAGCGCTTTTTTGTTCGTCATTGTTTGTGACAAAGCGTTCACTTCTACGGCGTGTTTTAAAATTGGTTTGTTAGGAATAACGAGCAGATGCCGAGGAATACAAAGCCATGAAGGAGACATCGGTTTTGTCGTAGGGCGTGGAGATGCGGCGCATCCGTTGGATCTTCTCAAGGAAGTTCTCCACGCCTTGCCTTTTCTTGTAGAGTTCCTTGTCGTAAGTCGCTGGGGCCGCCGCGGTTATGCAGGCCTTCATGCCTTTGCTGGCTAGCATGAGCTCGCGCAAGGCATCGCTGTCATAGGCCTTGTTCATGAGAGCCCTCCTGACCTCAAAGTCTTCTACCAAGGCTGGTGCGTGCACGACATGGGCCTCCGTTCCCGTCGGCAGGATGAATGATTGCGGCTAGCGACGCCTGTCCACGGCAGCAGGCAGCTTCGTGTTGAGCCCCCGTTGGTGTGGCTCATCGCCTGCATTTCCGGGCCTCGGGCGGGGTTTGCACCATCGCAGTGAACTTTGACGTGGGAGGAGTCGATCATGCCAAGTTTTTGCCGCCATGCCATTCATCTGCTGCATGGTTAGGTCCCAAAGTCCTGCTTCGGCCCAGCGGCGGAAGTGGCCATCAACAGTTTCTCAGGCAGTGCCAACGTGCAGTGGGATCAGCATGGCGACCTCATCAAAGGCCCCACCAAGAACGCCGCCGAGGTGGATAAACCTATCGCCGGATTGCTCTACGACCTCAAGGCCCGTGGCCTCCTGGAAGACACCCTCGTCATCTGGGGCGGCGAGTTTGGCCGCACACCCACCGACCAAGGCGGCGACGGTCGCGATCACAACCCCGAAGGCTTCACCATGTGGATGGCCGGCGGCGGTGTCAAAGGCGGCATCGCCTACGGAGCCACCGACGACTACGGCTACTTTGCCCAGGAGAATAAAGTCCACATCCACGACTTCCACGCCACCCTCCTTCACCTCCTCGGGCTCGACCACGAGAAGCTCACCTACCACTACGCCGGTCGCGACTTCCGCCTCACGGACGTTCACGGCCATGTGGTGAAGGATATTTTGGCGTGACCGCTTGTGCCTCGCAGCGTCCCATCTCTGGTAGGGACGATCTGCGTCTCGTCCATGACTAGCGGTGGCGAAGAGGGACGACTCCATGAAGCGCGGAGCGTCCCGGAGTGCGGTGGCAAGCCCTCAGGCGCGACACCGCTCTTGGGGCGTGAATGAGCTCTATACTCCTCCAACCTCTAAGCCCCAATAGCCCTCCCTCTTTCATCTGCTATCCCGCATCGGCTCTGTCCGCACCCCAAGCGGTGTCGTCGAGACACGGGTGCTCCGTGTCTCTCTGCCACCGCACTCCGGGACGCTCCGCGCCTGCGCAGGCTGCCACGACGAAGCGGGCGCTAGCGGAGGGGTCCGCACACTCCGTGTGCGGGTGACCGTGCCGAAGTCCATGTGGGGAGATGATCACCCCTCGATCGTGAAGTCTCCCCAGCTCCTCACCGAACCCCCGCCCGCCCATCCTTGCCCTCGCTACCCACTTCAGTGGCTCCAGCGATGACCTCCCCGCCAGGACTGCAGAGCCGCCTTCCGCACACGGAGTGTGCGGGCCACTTCGCTGTGCCGCCGCGCCCCCATCGGCGCTCAGAGACTGAGCGCCCTACCCCGAAGCCTTTCGCCCAGGTAGGGAGCTTGGTCCCCCAGCTCCGGTCTGGCGTTATTCTTGTGGCTCTATTGAATGATGTCGCACTCAGGCAGGGCTTTCCTCAGTTCCTCCACCTGCTCCTCCGTTACCCCCGAGCAGCCACTGAGGTCAAGTATCCGCAAGCTGGAGAGTCCCGCCAAGGGAGCCAGGTCGCTGAGGCCCGTGCACCCAATGAGGTAAAGCACCCACATGCCAGAGAGTCCCTCCAAGGGAGCCAAGTCGCTGAGACCCGTGCAGCCAAGGAGGCCAAGCGACTGCAAGCCGGAGAGTGCTGCCAAGGGAGCCAGGTCGCGGAAGCCCGTGCAGTTAAGGAGGTTAAGCGCCCGCAAGTTGGAGAGTCCCGCTAATGGTTCCAGGTCGCTGAGGCCCGTGCAGTTACTGAGGTCAAGGTCCTGCAAGCCGAAGAGTCTCGCCAAGGGGGCCAGGTCGCTGAGGCCCGTGCAGTTACTGAGGTAAAGCCACTGCAAGCCGGAGAGTCCCTCCAAGGGAGCCAGGTCGCTGAGGCCCGTGCAGCCGGTGAGGTCAAGCAGCTTCAAGCCGGAGAGTCCCGCCAAGGGAGTCAGGTCGCTGAGGCCCGTGCAGTCATGGAGGGACAGCCTGTCCCCAGGTGCGGCCTCCACGGTGGCGCGGAGGCTTTGGAGGACAGCAGCCTGGAACTCGGAGGGCTCCAGCAAGGCAGGTGCGGCTCCTGACATCCACCAGTCATCTCCCCGGTCCAGATGCAGCCGCCAGAGGTGGTTCCAGAGCTGCTGACGCAGAGGCAGGGGGAAGTTCACCTGGGGATCAATGGAAAGGGTGGCCAGCAGGTGCTGGGCGGTTTCCGCCAGAGTCACTCCGGGCTTGATGGGGAAGAGCCACTTGCGCAGCGTCTGGGTATCGGAAACGCTGTCCGCGAGCCGCTCGGCCAGGAAGAGAAGGGGCTCCCGCCAGAGGGTCTCGGCGGCATGTTTGGCGAAGTCGGCTTCTTCTAAGACCAGGGGCGCAATGGGGACGGGCTCTGGGATCGAGTCGAGCAGATCAAGGTCATCCTCAGTCCCAGCCTTGAGATTGAGCAGGCGGCGGAACTCCCGCTCCAGCCAGCAGGCGGTGTA comes from Prosthecobacter debontii and encodes:
- a CDS encoding NACHT domain-containing protein, producing the protein MALLYRHRASLPHGRAKVYAAISEAYLEGIDLARRTQGIDAPVPYTRAEKEQLLAIIAMQMQMRRLGQDDEDAKGEVIVSQGDLEAWLCPEFGHGEDALNREAMTTFIGHIADRSGLLLPRGMQEGQEQYAFAHLSFQEYYTACWLEREFRRLLNLKAGTEDDLDLLDSIPEPVPIAPLVLEEADFAKHAAETLWREPLLFLAERLADSVSDTQTLRKWLFPIKPGVTLAETAQHLLATLSIDPQVNFPLPLRQQLWNHLWRLHLDRGDDWWMSGAAPALLEPSEFQAAVLQSLRATVEAAPGDRLSLHDCTGLSDLTPLAGLSGLKLLDLTGCTGLSDLAPLEGLSGLQWLYLSNCTGLSDLAPLARLFGLQDLDLSNCTGLSDLEPLAGLSNLRALNLLNCTGFRDLAPLAALSGLQSLGLLGCTGLSDLAPLEGLSGMWVLYLIGCTGLSDLAPLAGLSSLRILDLSGCSGVTEEQVEELRKALPECDIIQ